Within the Mauremys reevesii isolate NIE-2019 linkage group 2, ASM1616193v1, whole genome shotgun sequence genome, the region CGCTGTTAGCTTTTTACCTAGTCCCTTTGGTCTTCAAGAAAGAAGAGTTAGGGAGTGAAATGCTGGGACCATTAAAGCTAgtagcaaaattcccactgatttcaatatgTCCAGAATTTCACCTAGGAATTTttgtgtatttattatttgctatATTTCAGTCACTTGATACAGACTGAATAGAAACTTAACAGGGCACtgtcaagatttaaaaaaaaaagcagctatgTTCACTTTCTTTTAAACATATTCGGATTAACAAATAAGCAatgagagtgtgtttgttttGCAGAGTGTAGGTGCAGAGACCATGAATGAGAATAAATTTATGAGTGTGGATCCCAATAccgggccaatggaagctgccATCAAACCGTTGCCATTTAAGGATCCAAACTTCATTGTAAGTATTTTAACAATTAGAAATTCTCAAACTTTAAATGAAATAGTAACTAAGCTTCTATATTACTACATTGCTAATATTCCTACTAACAAAGTAAGATTAGGAGCCACCTCAAGGGTCCACATCATACCATCAATTTTAAAGAAATTCAGCTTCAAAATCCATGCCAGGATATGGCTGAAGTGTGCATTAAATTACAGAACATGAAAATGACACTAGTCCGGAGGCAACACTTATATTCAGTCCTGACCCAAGTCCAAAAAAGCACTGCTGCTATATCAAGGTACCTGTAATGGTTTTATGATCTGGTATCTCGCAAGCCACCAAGGCTGGAAGTGAACAATTTATACCATGGTAAATCTGGGAATCCAGTCCATTCAAGTGCATGAGGCATTTGTTCCTAAGCCCAGTCAGGTTGCAAAATAATGggactgtagtggggtggtcacccgctcctgccctgaagggcttaaaacagggCTAGGGCTAGGATAGGGGAAACCTGGGCTGcttggggaagtagccacagctgggccatgccccaatcaggccgcagctggccctttaaaaaggctgtgagccaggagctcaggagaCTCTCTAGCCTTTGAGAGggaggggtctggctgctggggagcgtacctgagggggagcagggctgggggaaggccagaggagctggggagctctggtctggaaaccccccagggctgcaggcttAGTATAAGGCCGAATAGGTATTGggattgcagggggcagcccaagggcagaggaaggcagcaggcccaaagcctccttgccagtgatgagtggcttatactgcagtctgccccagggaatgggggctagttggtgactgtcAGTAGCCTAcaactgaggtgaggtgaggtggggatggggCGGCATCACCCAGAGAAAGGGTCATCCGGGATCTGGGTGCTCCAAGgctggcagagctaattcccggaagagaccagcaggaggcaccacaggggtgagtcccctACAGGGACTAAAAATAAATCATGTCATTAGTGATTGCCATTATGTTCCCCCTCAATAATTTCGTTTCCAACATAATGTTAGAGGCCATTCTCTCAATTATTAGAGCTAGAAACAAATACTACTCTCTAAAATCTTGGCATTCCAGCTTTCAAGTGGTAGAAACTCTAGCAATTTGTGAAGTACAGGCTGCTAAAATAACATCAGAATTAAATTGTGGATAGAGGCATAGCAAGATGATGTCATTGTggtagggtttttgtttgttttaatatctGCTATCTTGCTACTTGCCGGGGCTCAGACCCTGTTGGCAGACTCTACCAAATGTTCTTTGGACCAGTAACCTTTTCAGAGTGCTAGTTCTAAGCCATTGCTCAAAAAGAAAGATTTGATCCCTGTAATTTAATTCTGTATGAATCAGATGCAACCATCCCACAGAATAAAGCCTGAATGCTCAGGCTTTGTGTAGtttgctgagcagggggttgacaGGGGTGTGAAATTTGCCCCGGAGTCTCAGGCTCTGCATTTAGACCACTACTTTCTTGCTCCTCTGAACTCTCCTCTAAGCACCAACCTCTTTGGATTGCATGGTTTATGCAGAAGCTGCTCACATGCCCAGAGCCTCTCCACGTAGCTTGAGTACAGGATTTGGGTAGTGCAGATGCATTGTGCTGGCCCTCCATGTCTCAGGTGAATTTCACCACATCTGAATTGAAACTGCTAATATCCACAGGCATGAAATCTGAGGTATGTACAGAATCTAGTACCACTGTTGCAGAATTAGTTGTAAAATTGTACCAAAAACTACCACAAAATTTCTCACACTTGACACACAAATTAATCAGAGGGAAATTCTAGGAGCTTATTCTGAACCCACATTTCCATGAGCTGCAATTAACAATTCTGTTgacttaaaataattttattttaatttaatctcATTGCGAAGAAAATAAAGTCAAATAACTTAACTTTTAAAAGTATGCCAAAAACCGAGAAACTGTTAGTTTGCTGCACAAGAGAGAATTTTTGGttgcaaatttaaaaataaaaagcaggaaGGAAGAAGTTGCCCGTTAATTGTTAATCCCAAAATATATGGATTTAAGGCCTGATGCTGCAAGGTGCTGTGCACCTGCTGGCAACTGAATAGATCAAAGGGTTGACAATGGGATCTAGAGCCTTTCTCCCATAAGTCACCAGCTCATATGCAGCTGAGTTCATTTGCACTTGAGAGTTGTTGCCATTTGATTGCTATCATGTAAGATGAGACTCACTCCAGGTCCTAGCAGACATAAATTCATATCAGTTTAGTTATTGGCAGTCTCAATAGGAAGATCCAGGATAGAGAGTGCTTTTCTGTATCACTCATTCAAACTGCTAGAGGTGATCCCTCCAGAACAGATTGGAGGCACATTCATAGAACAGTACAGAGAGCCTTGTACTACCTCTGCCACTACTGTACCTTTCCTGTCAATAAAGCTATCAGTCCAATACCTTTTACAAGAAATACACAAGTGCATTAGGCCCAAATCCTGTGTTTGGGTCTCTGTGGGTAGGCCTAGGAAGAAAACCCTGTCAATTTCCAAAGCACCCCACGCAGGCGTAAGGATCCATCTGTATAGATCCacaggcaggatcagggccttctcAAGCATATAGCACTGAAATTATGCTGATCTTGCTTATGTAAATCCAATTTATAGCACTTTCTGGCTATTTAAAGTAAAGTATAATCAGCAAGTGTCATTGTTACACCACCCATCCCCGTTggtatttttaaacatttgaaaacacTCTCAGTCCCGTTCTCAATCCCTCGATCTGTTCAGATGCCAGAAGGTGCAGAGCACCTTGCAACATCAGGCCTTAAATCCAGATATTTAAATCTTGCTTTAGTGgatttaaaagcaaaatataCCATGAAAAAAATTATAGCTTctgatttttcttccttttattaAAGCAAAACCAAACATTCTTCACAGTGTAATAATTAGTATATTTCCAGTTTGGCTGAGTCTTGCCACTGGCTTTAGATCACGTCATAAGTGCCAGCAATAGGCCAAATAACATGATGAGGTAGGGGAAAAATCCATGAAATGAATCTGAATTACAAATGTGTTGGGATGGAAATGACTGTGGTATCTGTCAATAGTCTCTCTTTCAGTGCTATCTAGGTTACCAGGGTGTTACTCATAGAGCTAAATGTTCCATCTACTTTCCATTTTGGATATtcattgccaaaaaaaaaagttgatgcaTCACTAGTTCATGAGCATCCTCCCCGAATACAGTATCTGACAGTCACCTCCATGGAAAAATCTTTTCACAGTGAATCCTATTCATCTACTTTACCATTCTCACCTCCTCCCATTCTCAAGCACTTTACACACCAATTTATAAAAATACAGCCAAAATGTGTTTGCAGAATTTTGTGAGTTTTGATAAGGCTGACATGGTAGGTAGTAATTATTAACAGAGATAACACTTCTGGCTATAAGAAAATGTTCGTTTTTGAAGTAAaactaggggtacgtctacactacgggattattccgaatttacataaaccggtttagcaaaacagattgtataaaatcgagtgcacgcggccacactaaacaaattaaatcggtggtgtgcgtccacggtccgaggctagcgtcgatttctggagcgttgcactgtgggtagctattccgtagctatcccatagttcccgcagcctcccccgtcccttggaatttccgggttgagatcccagtgcctgatggggcaaaaatcattgttgcgggtggttctgggtaaatgtcgtcagtcactccttcctctgggaaagcaacggcagacaagcaatatggggcaagtgtactagagaaccagtgtatcatagaaccagagagcacagctgatctgtgtcagatcccacagaaattatgagctgtatgctattcacaggggatcctcctgcaacaaccccacctgttgattccattctcccccagccttcctgggctaccgtagcagtgtcccctcacttgtgtgatgaagtaataaagaatgcaggaataagacacagtgacttgttagtgagaaatgagtggaaggcagcctccagctgctatgatagtccagacaggacattaagcagtgtggaggagaggagcccagcatcccgctgctagtccaggggcaattgaatcttttctttacacatgaagggtgggggctgatggagctcagccccctgttgctatgatgaagacggttaccagccatattgcaccatctaccataaaAAATCAAGAGTTTTTTACACAGGCGCCCATGGTCGACCTCactggatgctagtcagcatggttaccagtccttttgcactgcctcgtgccaaaaggctgatgatgacgatggatatcagccatattgcaccatcagccacgcatggcgggggggggagtgttggtgttgactgctgcagcatcgcgtctagctgcagcattcagtaaagatagggtgacatgtaaaagagtcaagagaggattgttttccctttcacttcgggggggggggggggagggacggaaaatgccgagctatgccctgaaccaccgcggacactgtgtttgaccctagaagcatttggagctcagccaggaatgcaaatgctttttggagactgcaggaactgtgggattgcttgagtcctccagtccccgctccctccctccatgagcgtccaatttgattctttggctttccgttacgcttgtcacgcagcagtgcactgagtccctgctatggcgtctgtgtggagaatttttaaaaatgattttgaatttcgtcttctgtaacggagcgctgatagaacacatttgcctgcccttacagcgatcacatccgcatggtccatgctggagctctttttttattttgatttttaactgcattgccacacgtgctgatcggagctccacgctgggcaaacaggaagtattcaaaagttcgcagggcttttcctgtcagcctggccactgcatccgagttcagattgctgtccagagcgctcagtggtgcactgtgggataccacccggaggccaatacagtctatctgcggccacactaaccgtaatccgatatggtaattccgatactagcgctactcctcttgttagggaggagtacagaaatcgatttgaagagccctttatatcgatataaaaggcctcttagtgtggacgggtgtggcgttaaatcggttttacgctccttaaaccggtttaaacgcgtagtgtagaccaggcctgagaagctGAGTCCTTTCATCATTTAGAAGTAGTACGGTATGTTGTATATTGTTTTCCTCTTGAGGGACATAAATAAATTACTCCACAGCAATCACATTTGATAACTGAAATTACTGTTATAATAACTATAGCAAGGCTTCCTTTAGTATAGCTTTCAAAATGCAAAATAATCTTTCCAGTACAACATTCTATTACTCCTTTTCTATTCTGCTGTCTTGTTtcatttgaaagaaaaataaGATTTCCACAAGGCTTCTTATAGCATTGATTACATTTTACAGGATCAGTTGTATTTTTGCACAATCACTTTTCACTTATTGGAGGTACAGCTGCACCTGTAATTTTGTATATGCCATGCAAAAGAGAATTTAGACATATAATCACAATTTAGCTACAACCCCGTAGTAAACAGTTTTAATATGATGGGAAGTGCATACAAGTGCTGAATCCTGTAATCTCAGACTAACCCTAACCAGACTGATTTTCTATTTCCATGTAAAAAGATTTTAATTTCCTTCTGTTAATCCTAAACATACTAGTTTTGACACAGTtcaaaaaatctgtttttcttgCAACTGAAATTAAAGTGTACAGTGTGTTAGACTATTGATTAAATAAGTGAGCATGATAAATGGTTCATGACAAGATGAGGCATATCGCAAAGGCTATGAAATAAAAATGTCTGTCATATTTTGAAATAgtcatctttattttttcttaaacacTATGTTTTAATTCTAGCACTCTGGCATTGGTGGAGCAGCAGCTGGCAAGAAGAACAGAACTTGGAAGAACCTAAAACAAATTCTTGCTTCTGAAAGGGCATTGCCATGGCAACTCAATGATCCTAGTTGTAAGCTGCTTAGATGCTTTGCATgtatttataaataataaaatccaCACAAATTACTTTCTTTAAAATGAACCTAaattttatctatgcatgcagTATTCTGATTGAACAAATTCCAGTAATATATTTAAGAACAGCTTGACCCCACAACCAAATGGAGACGAACATGGAGCATGTAATTGGGAGTGGTGTTAGAAAGTTTGTGCCTGTTTGAGAGAGAAAAGTTTGTGAGGAAAATAAATCTACTAGAACCAAGTCCTGAG harbors:
- the INO80C gene encoding INO80 complex subunit C isoform X2 produces the protein MNENKFMSVDPNTGPMEAAIKPLPFKDPNFIHSGIGGAAAGKKNRTWKNLKQILASERALPWQLNDPSYFNIEAPPSFKPAKKYSDISGLPANYTDPQSKLRFSSIEEFAYIRMLPSDVVTGYLALRKATSIVP